From the Lathyrus oleraceus cultivar Zhongwan6 chromosome 3, CAAS_Psat_ZW6_1.0, whole genome shotgun sequence genome, the window tcatcCATATCATCTCTCCAATATGGACTTAAAACTATTCGCTCAAGTTTGTTGGCATATTTCATAACATTCATAGCAAACTCAACTTCATACCAATTCCCAACACAACCTCTTAATTCAATATCTTTGACCTCGTCATGAGAGAACGCTTCAACATCCCTATCAACTTTCTGGTTTTCAATTATCTCAGGAGATGTGATctgtaaataaaataaaatcaaaacttatacaaatgaatgcaaatCAAAACTTATACAAAATCAAGTGTATTATTAACCATGCTTACTCACCATGACCGAAAGTTTCTCTAAAAGTGGAGAAGCTTGTAGGATGTTTAAAATGCTAGATAGATCAAACTCTAATTTTCGTGGGGTGTCGAACGGCCGGTTAAAAATCAAGCTTAACTCCTTCAGATGCTTGAGTGGCTGAGTTATTTTTACGGAAGTTGGGACCTAAACAAGAAAATGTAAGATTCATAAAATATCATTCAAAAGACAAAGAGAGGAAAACAATTCATGTTCCAACGTTGTATGACTAACTAACCATTGAATAAATCTCTAATTGCAGATTCTCAAATTTAGGAAGAGTTGCCAAGAGTCTAAATGCATTAAGATATTCTCCACTATATACAAGAGGGAGCTGAATGTTGTTCAACATAGGTGTATTAAAGTTCATGTTAGGCAAAAAATGTCCACTGTAGTCCAATGAAGTGAGTTTAGGGCAGTCTAGTGAAGTCAGGGTTACATCCTTCATGGAGTTTCCGAATAGGAGATAGCAAGATGTAACTTCGAGATGACGTAAGGAAGAACTCGCTATCATTATTGATAATGATTTGAAGTCACAGTGAACTAAGTGAAGCTCTTCAAGTTGTGTTAAACTTTGAATAAAACTTCCATCCATTTTTACCCATTCAAGTGAAAGGAAACTCAAATTTTTGAATGGAATAAAATTGCAGTTGGGGGGGAATGGAAACAATACAATATTCAAGACGCAAATGCTTCAGAGTTGAAGCATTAGTCTCTGAAAATAAATGAAAGGGAAATTTATAAGGTCTGCGTGGGCGGCTGCGCAGTGTATAAGGACTTCCACGAAAGAGTAAATCTATTCTTCCAACTCCTCTTGCAATTACAAAACGTATCCATTCATCAATGGTGTTTTGTTGTTGAGAATCTAAATAGAAGTCGAGCAAGAAAGAATCAACAATGGTGGCATTAAGTATCCATTCATGTTTGTAAGTTACTCAGTTAATCTACCTTTCTTGTTGTACAAGCTACAATCCAATAAGTATGGAACAAATTACCTATGGTAGTCCATCATTCCTTATGTATATATGTGGTTGATTAGTGAATGAATAAATTAAGACAAACACTTacataatttttattttgaattttattggaataaaatgGTGTTTAAGAAAGATGAGAaaagaagagagaaagagagaaaatTATAGATTCAAGTGTAAAAGAGAAAATATTATTAAGTGAAGTTGTTCTATTTTACATCATACAATGCATTTATACAGGCAATTAAAACTTATGCTAAAACGGTACAAATTGACCCAAATACAAAACATATAAAATATAAAGTACAAAACTACAAATTATATTTCGACATAACAACTAAATGTTGCATTCGACAATCGAATACAGTTGACTCCTACAACTCGACTACCTACTTCGATATAGTCGAATGCTAGCTTTCAATCAGAACATCGAGTTACAACTTCCAACACACCCCGTGTAACACTCCtatttaattatttgtttatttaattatttatttaattcaattgagtattttatttaaataattattttgtGAATATGTGACATGTTTAACCGTTGGCAGTATTTGTGGTGTTTGTGTTAATTAATAGTTTAGTggaaattaattaattagttaattgGAAATTAACGAGAGTTTGTAGAGTTTTGTCAATTTTAGAAATTGAGAGAGTTTAATGGTGAGTGGAGGAAAACTGAATTTGAGTTGGGTAAAAAGTGTAATTTAgaagaattaaaataaaataatatatattctAAAGTTAGACAATAATTAGGTTTTTAGAGTATTTTCTTCTGGTACATACAAGACAAAGGAATGTGAGAAAAAAAGACCTTTGAGGAGAGAGTGTTAGGGCTTGAAAGAAGAAATCAATTGAAGTTACTTTGCTGAAGTTTTCTGGAATTACAAGGTTGGGGGATTCTTCATCTATAGGTGCTTAATTCATGAAAGGGTTGAGAGGTTtcccttaacctccaataggaATTTCTCTATTTTGTTGATTTGTGTTGTATGTTGAACAATTGATTGAAATTTTGTTTTATACCATATTTTGATTGCAATTTCGTGTACTGTTCTTGTAGTGATTGGGTCATGTGTTGTTTGTTCATAAACATGAATTTTGACATGAAATTGAGATTTCCAAAGTATGAATTAATTCTAGTTTTTTGGATTAAATTGTTGGAATAACATGTTAGATTAATAGGAATTAACATGTTTTTTGTGTGGGAATCATGTGGTTATTGTTTATGGATTGTGTAGAGGTGTTTTAAAGGTGTTTTGGTGGGTTTTCGCAGGTTCTGCCATAGCAAAATAAAATCCTGGTTCTGTTAGCAGGGTGACGTGCGTCCCCCGTTTGACGCCTTGGGTGTCATGCGCCTTGTACGTATTGTCTCCCATTG encodes:
- the LOC127129416 gene encoding uncharacterized protein LOC127129416 — its product is MDGSFIQSLTQLEELHLVHCDFKSLSIMIASSSLRHLEVTSCYLLFGNSMKDVTLTSLDCPKLTSLDYSGHFLPNMNFNTPMLNNIQLPLVYSGEYLNAFRLLATLPKFENLQLEIYSMVPTSVKITQPLKHLKELSLIFNRPFDTPRKLEFDLSSILNILQASPLLEKLSVMITSPEIIENQKVDRDVEAFSHDEVKDIELRGCVGNWYEVEFAMNVMKYANKLERIVLSPYWRDDMDEFLNWTL